CTAGGCCAAAAGACGCTATGCGTGCACTGAAGAAGAGACTCAGTGGCAACAAGAACTACAGAGAAGTGATGCTGGCGCTAACGGTGAGAAGTTCTTACTTTTTATTGTAAAACTGTCATCAGCGACGAAAACTGGTACATTTCGTGATGATTTTCTTCTCAGGAAGCTGTGTCCAAGCTGCTTTTCAGTGTGTAGGCCACATGAAAGGATTGCACCCTGCATAAAACTTGATCTCTCCAgatcttttgttctttcttgGTCATTTTATTCCACCGTTTCTCCTGGCCACTGTCAGggctgtttttagccatgcctTTTGCATTGTGTTCATATCCACCCACTTCTTTGACAGCTCTGCTAGTTAAAAGCCCCTCTGTGTGatgaaagcatcctgactgagATCTTCTGTGAACGTCAGAGAGCAAAGTCCTCCCTCTGTTTAatctccttcctctctgcagGTTTTGGAGACGTGTGTGAAGAATTGCGGTCACAGGTTTCATGTCCAGGTGGCCAGCAGAGATTTCATTGATGGTGTGTTGGTCAAAATCATCTCCCCCAAAACCAATCCTCCAACCATCGTACAAGACAAAGTGCTGTCGCTCATACAGGTATTGGGGCTTTCTCTGTTATTGCTGTTTCTGTTCCTGTTCACAAATAAGCCACACTTCCATTGCAAAATTGCATGATACATGACATCATGAAATCATATTGTTGAATGACAGTTATTCTGCTCAGCGTGATGGTAACAGTCAGCTTTGTAAATGGCATCATGTAGGTCAGTGGTGGTCTCTGGGAAGCCCGGTGTTGCAATACAGACTGCAGCCTCTGGTGCTATCCATTTACCTGAGGTTACCTCGGCCAACAGGCGGTGTTCTCCGTCTCTCTTTCCGCTGTCCTCTAATTATTTTTAGAGATTTGTTGAAGGAGACCCAACGGAGACTTCACTTTTAGACTCTGTATTTCCGTCCTTTGCTCGGTCTATTTACGCCATCAGAGAGTGTATGTCTGGGAGGATGCAGGAGCTCCTTgactatttaatttttatttttttggatttGCACACAGGGCAGGATGAAACACCTCTTCATACTGCTATTGGGATGTAAAATTACTATTTAGtcttttatgtttattgtatgtcactgtgtgtgtgcgtgtgtgtgtgttatgacaGGCCTGGGCTGATGCCTTCAGGAGTAGCCCTGATCTAACTGGTGTGGTCCACATTTATGAGGAACTGAAGAGGAAAGGCATTGAGTTCCCAATGGCAGACCTGGATGCACTGTCTCCCATCCACACACCACAGAGGGtgagaagaaagaaatacacatacagtacatcggATGTGTATATTCACACAGCAATATCCTAAGgggtatttttttcttccagggTACACCAGAAGTGGACCCAGCCATGATCAAGTACCTAGCCCCTGCCTCACCTGCTGCTGGGACTCCTGCACCTTCCCCAAGCCCTGCCTCTGCCACACAGGTCCCCAACATGCCCAGCCCCATCACAGCAACCCCTGAACAGGTGAGAGGCATCGACAGCAACAAACCTTTGACCAATGAAATGAACTTTTAGTTGCACTTGTTGCTTGTAAAATGAAGtcaacttaatttatttatacagcccattTCCCTGTCTGCAGTAAAGTTGTGAAGTGCGGAAAATTACAGCAGATTACAAGATTTTACTTGGATATTATGACTAACTCCATCTCCTGCCTTCAAGAACATTTGGAGCACTGCTGATACTGAATAAGCCctgaatgtttttaaattacctTTGTCTCTGCTTTCAGATTGCCCGGCTGCGCAGTGAGCTGGACATAGTGAGAGGAAACACCAAAGTCATGTCAGAGATGCTAACAGAGATGGTCCCTGGCCAGGAAGATGCCTCTGACCTAGAACTGCTTCAGGTTAGAGGCACATGACTACACAATGAGGTCTATCTTAACCAAATACATGCAACTTCACACATTATCGCTCATGTTGTCCCTGACATGACTTCTTTCATCATAAATCtgactttgtgttttaatttttaatgtgGTTTTAAAGTTGCAATGGCAAATCCAAATCAGAAGATGATTTGGAGCAAgtaaatatgatttgtttttgttctttatatGAAATGGTCTGTGAAGAGATCATATTAGCATCCCTACTCTAAAATGAAACACTGGGGATATAGGCtcatacaaaatattttactaTATGAATTCCCACGTAGTGTAAAAGATGTTAATTCAGAcagcaaaaagctttccaacatGGCATGTCATTTGTGGAATTATGTGCAGCCACCAGGGGGAGTAGTGTCTTTAGTTTTCAGAGGAATTGCTCAACGCGCCCACAACTTATCAGGAGCCAGTTGGCTGAGGTAAAATTCCTGAAATTGGCAATTAACCAGTGGTATAGAAACTTGTTCAGAGTTTAATCTCCTCAGGCCAAATCCACTCATGTATTTATGTCAGCTGCAAGGATCTGGCCCTGAGCTAAGGTGCCCGTTGCCAGTTGTAATGGTTATGTGGTGccttttctgacttttcttttttctttttccagctGCTAAAGAAAAAGCATTCACAGAATTTTTACACAGTTGAGCAAATACATTCAACATTGAATGccttgtaaaaaaacaaacaaaaaacatacagtatatttattgtacagttaATTTTCCCAGACTTAGACTATGCTCTCCACCCATTCTGTCAAAATTCAGCCATAtaatattgtatgtgtgtgacaaaaTTATTTGTTAATACAGGGTTGGGTCATTAGTAGacatacatttgtttgtgtgtgtgtctgtccatcCCTTTATGGCTCgctctttctccatctccctTTGTTTCTATTTCTATCTATTGATTTATCAATTAAATCTATTGATCAATCTGTTGATGTGCCAATCTACCAAGGAGCTGAACAGAACATGCAGGGCTATGCAGCAGAGAGTGGTTGAGTTGATTTCACGCGTCTCTAATGAGGAAGTGACTGAGGAGCTGCTACATGTCAATGACGACCTCAACAACATTTTCCTCCGATATGAGAGGTACGA
This genomic interval from Siniperca chuatsi isolate FFG_IHB_CAS linkage group LG21, ASM2008510v1, whole genome shotgun sequence contains the following:
- the LOC122868857 gene encoding TOM1-like protein 2 isoform X4, with product MEFLLGNPYSTPVGQCIERATDGGLQNEDWTLNMEICDIINETDEGPKDAMRALKKRLSGNKNYREVMLALTVLETCVKNCGHRFHVQVASRDFIDGVLVKIISPKTNPPTIVQDKVLSLIQAWADAFRSSPDLTGVVHIYEELKRKGIEFPMADLDALSPIHTPQRGTPEVDPAMIKYLAPASPAAGTPAPSPSPASATQVPNMPSPITATPEQIARLRSELDIVRGNTKVMSEMLTEMVPGQEDASDLELLQELNRTCRAMQQRVVELISRVSNEEVTEELLHVNDDLNNIFLRYERYERYRSGRAAQNNGMLNEATEDNLIDLGPGSPAVVTPRITSSPPPHSTANAAASPAHNPTTASLSSALAGLDVASDSVSGTQSSLSGPNQDDFDMFAQTRSSSLAEQRKNVKYEDPQALGGLASALDVRQQNAGGKGDATEEGVTSEEFDKFLEERAKAVDSVPSPPRANPAHPARTPGGSHKKAERTEDALFAL
- the LOC122868857 gene encoding TOM1-like protein 2 isoform X6, yielding MEFLLGNPYSTPVGQCIERATDGGLQNEDWTLNMEICDIINETDEGPKDAMRALKKRLSGNKNYREVMLALTVLETCVKNCGHRFHVQVASRDFIDGVLVKIISPKTNPPTIVQDKVLSLIQAWADAFRSSPDLTGVVHIYEELKRKGIEFPMADLDALSPIHTPQRGTPEVDPAMIKYLAPASPAAGTPAPSPSPASATQVPNMPSPITATPEQIARLRSELDIVRGNTKVMSEMLTEMVPGQEDASDLELLQELNRTCRAMQQRVVELISRVSNEEVTEELLHVNDDLNNIFLRYERYERYRSGRAAQNNGMLNEATEDNLIDLGPGSPAVVTPRITSSPPPHSTANAAASPAHNPTTASLSSALAGLDVASDSVSGTQSSLSGPNQDDFDMFAQTRSSSLAEQRKNVKYEDPQALGGLASALDVRQQNAGGVCPQPLVTPCM
- the LOC122868857 gene encoding TOM1-like protein 2 isoform X3, whose amino-acid sequence is MEICDIINETDEGPKDAMRALKKRLSGNKNYREVMLALTVLETCVKNCGHRFHVQVASRDFIDGVLVKIISPKTNPPTIVQDKVLSLIQAWADAFRSSPDLTGVVHIYEELKRKGIEFPMADLDALSPIHTPQRGTPEVDPAMIKYLAPASPAAGTPAPSPSPASATQVPNMPSPITATPEQIARLRSELDIVRGNTKVMSEMLTEMVPGQEDASDLELLQELNRTCRAMQQRVVELISRVSNEEVTEELLHVNDDLNNIFLRYERYERYRSGRAAQNNGMLNEATEDNLIDLGPGSPAVVTPRITSSPPPHSTANAAASPAHNPTTASLSSALAGLDVASDSVSGTQSSLSGPNQDDFDMFAQTRSSSLAEQRKNVKYEDPQALGGLASALDVRQQNAGGLRVKGDDNPADQELPIDSWLITQGMIPVSQSSVMDDIEEWLCADVKGDATEEGVTSEEFDKFLEERAKAVDSVPSPPRANPAHPARTPGGSHKKAERTEDALFAL